A single genomic interval of Bacillota bacterium harbors:
- a CDS encoding S8 family peptidase, whose product METLATTLLLGLLTQKIRVPKPPSRTPIIRKIVALKPGQSLESCKAMVAEHGGKIIKSLPLINAVLCEFTEEESHVSLASRPEVLDIHDDIKLTICIMEPAEEEVNKSISSPFPFPFLWPVRPIRRKTPAAQPAQQVGWNIQQIQAWPYQSTGKRVKVAVIDTGIALNHPDLKDNIKGGINVINNGASYNDDNGHGTHVAGIIGALNNEIGVVGVAPEVDLYAVKAFDSRGQGNLSDVVEGIQWCIDNDIKIVNMSFGSQEENAVFRQAFQTAARRGLIMVAAAGNEKERNSVTYPGKYSEVLAVSALTQQGTLADFSSWGKEVGIAAPGVNIRSTYLNGGYKELSGTSMAAPHVTGAVARLMAKYGNIRTSQIVPHLKRTAVWMRGLSKEQQGAGMVNVARALQRPPM is encoded by the coding sequence ATGGAAACACTTGCTACCACCTTACTTTTAGGACTACTTACGCAAAAAATTCGCGTACCCAAGCCACCATCGCGGACACCAATAATCAGAAAAATTGTGGCACTCAAGCCAGGTCAATCACTAGAGTCCTGTAAGGCCATGGTTGCGGAACATGGCGGTAAGATAATCAAGTCATTACCGTTAATCAACGCTGTTTTGTGTGAGTTTACAGAGGAAGAATCCCACGTTTCCCTGGCCAGTCGTCCAGAAGTGTTGGACATCCATGACGATATTAAGTTGACGATTTGCATTATGGAGCCGGCTGAAGAGGAAGTTAACAAATCAATAAGCTCCCCATTTCCCTTTCCGTTTCTGTGGCCCGTTCGTCCAATACGTCGCAAAACACCAGCCGCGCAGCCGGCCCAGCAAGTAGGGTGGAATATTCAACAAATCCAGGCCTGGCCATATCAGTCGACCGGAAAACGTGTTAAAGTGGCGGTAATCGATACCGGCATCGCACTCAACCACCCTGATCTCAAGGACAATATTAAGGGCGGAATCAACGTGATCAATAATGGTGCCAGTTATAATGACGATAACGGACACGGGACCCACGTGGCTGGCATTATCGGCGCCCTTAATAACGAGATTGGGGTAGTCGGTGTCGCTCCCGAGGTAGACCTTTATGCCGTAAAAGCTTTTGACTCCAGGGGACAGGGCAATTTGTCCGATGTGGTTGAGGGAATACAGTGGTGTATTGATAATGACATAAAGATAGTCAACATGAGTTTTGGGAGCCAGGAAGAAAACGCAGTTTTTCGCCAAGCTTTCCAGACTGCTGCGCGGCGAGGGCTGATCATGGTTGCAGCTGCCGGGAATGAAAAAGAACGGAATTCAGTGACTTACCCGGGTAAATATTCCGAAGTTCTGGCGGTATCGGCCTTGACACAGCAGGGAACGTTAGCGGATTTCAGCAGTTGGGGCAAAGAAGTGGGAATCGCGGCTCCAGGTGTCAACATCCGTTCAACTTATTTGAATGGCGGATATAAGGAGCTAAGCGGCACCTCAATGGCGGCGCCGCATGTCACTGGTGCTGTTGCTCGCCTGATGGCCAAATACGGTAACATTCGAACTTCCCAAATTGTTCCGCACTTGAAACGGACTGCTGTTTGGATGCGGGGTTTGAGTAAGGAACAACAAGGGGCAGGGATGGTTAATGTTGCCCGGGCCCTCCAGCGACCGCCAATGTAA
- a CDS encoding threonine ammonia-lyase — protein sequence MNLSSKLANNQEKNLRRLKRVGLAEIVLARETLRPIIHETPLIHSRTFSELSGNDVYLKMENLQKTGAFKIRGAANKVFNLSPEEAARGVIAASAGNHAQGVAWAATVRGIPATIVMPKGAPTAKIMATRGYGGEVILHGQTYDEAYQYARLLQQERGQTFVHAFDDPQVIAGQGTIALEIIDQLPDVEAMLVPIGGGGLVAGMAIAAKELNPKIRVIGVQSAGAPSMYLSRQKNSRQQLQTVKTIADGIAVKEPGQLTFKYVQKYVDDIVLVEEADIADSIITLLERGKVMAEGAGVVGLAALLAERVYIRGAKVAVVLSGGNMDPVRLSQIITGAYI from the coding sequence ATGAATCTATCTTCTAAACTAGCCAATAATCAGGAAAAAAATCTGCGCCGGCTCAAAAGAGTAGGTCTAGCAGAGATCGTATTGGCCCGTGAAACTCTGCGGCCCATCATCCACGAAACACCCCTCATTCACTCGCGGACATTCAGCGAACTGTCTGGTAACGACGTCTACCTGAAAATGGAGAATCTGCAAAAGACTGGCGCCTTCAAAATCAGAGGCGCAGCCAACAAGGTGTTTAATCTTTCCCCCGAAGAAGCAGCCCGCGGGGTCATCGCTGCTTCCGCGGGCAACCACGCTCAGGGTGTAGCCTGGGCCGCCACCGTCCGAGGCATTCCGGCCACTATTGTTATGCCTAAAGGAGCGCCAACAGCTAAGATCATGGCGACGCGGGGTTACGGCGGGGAAGTTATCCTCCACGGCCAGACCTATGACGAAGCGTACCAGTATGCACGATTATTGCAGCAGGAACGTGGTCAGACTTTTGTGCATGCTTTTGATGACCCGCAGGTCATTGCCGGTCAGGGAACAATCGCTCTGGAAATCATCGATCAGCTGCCGGATGTGGAGGCCATGCTTGTTCCCATCGGCGGCGGCGGACTGGTGGCTGGCATGGCGATTGCAGCCAAGGAACTCAATCCGAAGATCCGGGTGATCGGGGTTCAGTCAGCCGGTGCGCCGAGTATGTATTTATCCCGACAAAAAAACTCCCGTCAACAGCTCCAAACAGTAAAAACCATCGCTGATGGCATCGCCGTCAAAGAGCCCGGACAGCTCACCTTTAAATATGTACAAAAGTACGTCGATGATATTGTACTGGTAGAAGAAGCCGATATCGCCGACAGCATCATAACGCTGTTAGAACGGGGTAAAGTCATGGCCGAAGGGGCGGGAGTAGTTGGGCTGGCCGCCCTCCTGGCCGAGCGTGTCTATATCCGAGGGGCCAAAGTCGCCGTAGTGCTCAGCGGGGGGAATATGGACCCGGTTCGCCTTTCGCAGATTATAACTGGCGCGTATATTTAA
- a CDS encoding DUF3870 domain-containing protein, with the protein MPNTSRPTLFFTGYAKLPSTITAYNLYKVVAVGMEIDPATSVILDADCTLATDLGRNFVATLLRGHNLATDVDLIVQKLERRYHGSARKALITAVRIIADHYRAYRENRPWEDPQL; encoded by the coding sequence TTGCCAAATACCAGTAGGCCGACTTTGTTCTTTACTGGGTACGCCAAACTACCTTCAACAATCACTGCCTATAACCTTTACAAAGTTGTGGCTGTTGGGATGGAAATAGATCCAGCCACATCAGTGATCCTTGACGCTGATTGTACCCTAGCGACTGATTTGGGTAGAAACTTTGTGGCAACACTGCTCCGGGGACATAATCTCGCGACGGATGTAGACCTGATTGTTCAGAAACTGGAACGACGGTACCACGGAAGCGCCAGGAAGGCCTTAATCACGGCGGTGCGGATTATCGCTGACCACTATCGGGCCTATCGGGAGAATAGACCGTGGGAAGATCCGCAACTTTAG
- the meaB gene encoding methylmalonyl Co-A mutase-associated GTPase MeaB codes for MELVKQLLAGSSRAAAKLITMIENESPEAGRALQELFPHTGRAHLIGLTGPPGAGKSSLTDRLIKEWRKQNKKVGVIAVDPTSPFTGGAILGDRIRMVDSSTDPGVFIRSMGTRGSLGGLSRAVFDVVKVLDAFKMDYIVIETVGVGQLEVDIVKVADTTIVVMVPGLGDDIQAIKAGILEIGDIFVVNKADRDGASRTIRELEMMLELNPNKDGRKISVIPTVATSGEGIGRLMEEIEAHWEYLQSSGVLETRRRNRVREEILGMVKKKLTQYINAQVEKDGRLEKLVDKIVARELDPYGVVEGILAATLDLSDHKFVN; via the coding sequence ATGGAACTGGTGAAACAATTACTGGCTGGCTCATCCCGGGCTGCGGCTAAGTTAATTACGATGATCGAAAACGAGAGCCCCGAAGCCGGCCGGGCGCTGCAGGAGTTGTTTCCCCACACCGGCCGGGCGCACTTAATCGGGCTCACCGGACCACCAGGCGCGGGAAAGAGCAGTTTGACGGATCGTTTGATCAAAGAGTGGCGCAAGCAGAACAAGAAGGTTGGCGTAATTGCCGTTGACCCAACAAGCCCTTTCACGGGCGGGGCGATTTTAGGGGACCGCATTCGCATGGTTGATTCCAGTACGGATCCGGGGGTATTTATCCGCAGCATGGGAACCCGGGGCAGCTTGGGTGGTTTGTCTCGCGCCGTTTTTGATGTGGTTAAAGTGTTGGACGCGTTTAAGATGGATTATATCGTGATTGAAACGGTTGGTGTCGGTCAATTGGAGGTCGACATTGTCAAGGTTGCCGATACAACGATTGTGGTAATGGTGCCGGGTCTGGGTGATGATATTCAAGCGATTAAGGCCGGCATCCTAGAAATAGGTGATATTTTTGTTGTCAATAAGGCTGACCGAGATGGGGCATCCCGGACCATCAGAGAACTTGAGATGATGTTGGAACTTAATCCGAATAAGGACGGCCGAAAGATTTCTGTTATTCCGACCGTGGCGACGTCCGGCGAGGGGATTGGACGGTTGATGGAGGAGATTGAAGCCCACTGGGAGTATTTGCAATCCAGTGGTGTTTTAGAAACGCGGCGGCGTAACCGGGTGAGGGAAGAGATCCTGGGAATGGTCAAGAAGAAGCTGACCCAGTACATTAACGCTCAGGTAGAAAAAGACGGCCGGTTGGAAAAACTGGTGGATAAAATTGTGGCCAGAGAGCTTGACCCATA